CGCGCCCTCGGCCACCGCGACGACCTCGTCGTGCCGCAGCGAGCCGAACGGGTGCGGGATCACGACCAGGCGTGCGGAGGTCGCCCCGAGGCGTGCGAGCTCGAACTCCGCCTGCAGCTCGAACGCCTCGCTGACCAGGAGCACCGCCGGAAGGCCGAGCCGCTCGAAGGTGACGATGTCGCGACAACTGTGCGACGTGCACGCTCCTCAGTCGCCGGTCCCGGTGATGATGCCGCGCGACTTGGCCGCCAACTCGCCCGTGATGGGGCCGCCGTCGATGACGGAGTTGGGCTTGCGCCCGTGCACGGCGGACGCCCCGCGCTCGCCGAGCAGGTCGGCGAGCGTGCGCAGGAGCAGACGGGCGTTGTGCTTCGTGTTGTCCAGGAACCCCAAGGTCGCGCCCTCGATGTCGGGCACGGCGCCGCCCAGGGTCCAGTCCTCGCCGGTGACATCGCGGCCCTCGGGGGAGACGAGACGCAGGCTCTCAGCGGCCATCGACGACACCCTCCTCGGTCAGTCGCTCGCGTAGCTCGATCTTCCTGATCTTGCCACTCGCTGTACGTGGGAACTCGTCCACGACGTGGAAGGCCGTCGGGACCTTCAGCTTGGCCAGGTTCGCCACGCAACGCTCGCGCAGCAGGTCGACGTCTAGCTCGCGACCGGCCGTGGGGGCCACGAACGCGACGGGGACCTCGCCCCACTCATCGTCGGGACGCGCCACGACCGCCACCTCGGCCACACCCTCGATCTCGCGTATGACGGCCTCGATCTCGCTGGGGTAGACGTTCACGCCGCCGCTGATCAGCATGTCCTTGGCGCGGTCGACGATCCACACGTACCCGGCCTCGTCCATCCGGCCGAGATCGCCAGTGCGTAGCCACCCGTCGATGAGCACCTCAGCGGTGGCCTCGGGGTTGCGCCAGTAGCCGGCCATGAGCTTGTCGCTGCGGACGCACAGCTCCCCCACCTCGCCGGGCGCGAGATCGCTGCCGTGCTCGTCGCGGATCGCGATCGTGACGCCGGGGACCGGTCGGCCGGCGGACCGCAGCAGCTCGTCGCTGGCGTCGGGGCGGTGCTCCTCCGGCAACAGCCCGGTCAGGTTCGTCGTCGCCTCGCTCAGCCCGTAGCCCTGGTACATGCCGCCCGGCAGCTCCTCGATGGCGCGCCGGATGAGCGTCAGGCCGGTGGGTGCGGCCCCGTACACGAGCAGCCGCAGGCTGGAGAGATCGGGACGGTCCCGGTCAGGGACGTCGAGCATCCGGCGAAGCTGGGTCGGCACGGCGATGGTCGTGGTCACGCCGTAGCGCTCGATGGCAGCGAGCGCCTCCCCCGCGTCGAACCGAGGCAGGACGACGTGGGTCTGCCCGTCGACGATCATCGACACCACCCGGGTCCCCGTGGCCGCGTGGTACAGCGGCGTCATGGTCATGAACACGTCGGTGGGGACGAACCGCTGCACCATCGCCATCGTGACGGCGTTGAAGGTCAGAGCCGCCTGGCTCAGGCAGACACCCTTCGGCCGTCCGGTGGTGCCGCTCGTGTAGATGATCAGGGCGATGTCGGAAGCGCTCGCCCGTGAAGCCAGCGACGGCTCCTCGGCCCGCGCGAGCATCTGCTGGTAGTCGGTGCTGTCCGTCGCGATGAGCGGGATCGAGTCGTCGAGCACGCTCGCCAGGATCTCGACGTAGTTGGGGTCAGCGAGCGCGAACGACGGGGCGGCATCCTCGACGATGTGCACGATCTCGG
The sequence above is drawn from the Actinomycetota bacterium genome and encodes:
- a CDS encoding AMP-binding protein → MRIGDLLDRDARLYADEPAVVIVDGPAVTYRQLRARVGGLATALIDRGVTAGDRVVVMAGNSLTPFDAYLACAYAGAAAVPVNTRLAAPEIVHIVEDAAPSFALADPNYVEILASVLDDSIPLIATDSTDYQQMLARAEEPSLASRASASDIALIIYTSGTTGRPKGVCLSQAALTFNAVTMAMVQRFVPTDVFMTMTPLYHAATGTRVVSMIVDGQTHVVLPRFDAGEALAAIERYGVTTTIAVPTQLRRMLDVPDRDRPDLSSLRLLVYGAAPTGLTLIRRAIEELPGGMYQGYGLSEATTNLTGLLPEEHRPDASDELLRSAGRPVPGVTIAIRDEHGSDLAPGEVGELCVRSDKLMAGYWRNPEATAEVLIDGWLRTGDLGRMDEAGYVWIVDRAKDMLISGGVNVYPSEIEAVIREIEGVAEVAVVARPDDEWGEVPVAFVAPTAGRELDVDLLRERCVANLAKLKVPTAFHVVDEFPRTASGKIRKIELRERLTEEGVVDGR